The Devosia sp. A16 genome includes a window with the following:
- a CDS encoding SRPBCC family protein, whose product MPATYALDRGIALQRTFAAPASVVFDAWTDPAYLDWYFNPDQHTDQAATVDLRVGGQWRQEMVETPEKRYFTGGVYREIVPGRKLVFYWGAVGGWPALDLDKLDESPLVTIRLTPFGAQTVMDFEVKFPDQYTPEQVDWWMNCGMVAGWNMTIDRLVAVYEGKRLAG is encoded by the coding sequence TCGATCGTGGAATAGCCTTGCAGCGCACCTTCGCGGCGCCGGCCAGCGTGGTGTTCGACGCCTGGACCGATCCGGCCTATCTCGACTGGTACTTCAACCCTGACCAGCACACCGATCAAGCCGCGACGGTCGACCTTCGGGTCGGTGGGCAATGGCGGCAGGAAATGGTGGAGACGCCCGAAAAGCGCTACTTCACCGGCGGCGTCTATCGCGAGATCGTGCCGGGCCGGAAGCTGGTGTTCTACTGGGGCGCCGTCGGTGGCTGGCCGGCGCTCGACCTCGACAAACTGGACGAAAGCCCGCTGGTCACCATCCGCCTGACGCCGTTCGGCGCGCAGACGGTGATGGATTTCGAGGTGAAGTTCCCCGACCAGTACACTCCCGAGCAGGTCGACTGGTGGATGAACTGCGGCATGGTCGCCGGCTGGAACATGACCATCGACCGGCTGGTCGCGGTGTATGAGGGGAAGCGGCTGGCGGGGTGA